A region of Desulfolithobacter dissulfuricans DNA encodes the following proteins:
- a CDS encoding DegT/DnrJ/EryC1/StrS family aminotransferase — protein MPGFEVFGEEEKQQVLEVFETGVLFRYEFGEQRRGVYKVREFEEAFARYTGASHAQAVTSGTAALKVALSALGVGAGDEVITQGFTFVATWEAIFDAGAVPVFTEVDETLNMDPADLEKKITDRTRAIIPVHMLGAQARIREIKAIADKHGIPVIEDTAQAAGARLDGQHLGTFGACGTFSFDSVKTMTTGEGGMVITNDEELWRNMSEYHDHGHDHVVNPGGRGGEGRRFIGFNYRMMELQGAMGLAQLAKLDDMVASQKKTKARLKEAASAIPGVSFRTILDEEGDSATFLAFMLESAEQAAAVNQVLRDNGAGAIAFGENTWHFYPKWEHLMAGSTLCHNGWPFSLEGKRRVIYDPEALPKSAELMSRTLVYQIPVKMKNEQLDTITAALAKAAAL, from the coding sequence ATGCCTGGTTTTGAAGTGTTTGGGGAAGAGGAGAAGCAGCAGGTCCTGGAAGTGTTTGAAACAGGGGTCCTGTTTCGCTACGAATTTGGCGAGCAGCGCCGGGGGGTCTACAAGGTCCGGGAGTTCGAAGAGGCCTTTGCCCGCTACACCGGTGCCAGTCATGCCCAGGCCGTAACCTCGGGAACCGCCGCCCTCAAGGTGGCTTTATCCGCCCTGGGCGTCGGAGCCGGGGATGAGGTCATCACCCAGGGTTTCACCTTTGTCGCCACCTGGGAGGCCATCTTCGATGCCGGCGCGGTGCCGGTGTTCACCGAGGTGGATGAAACCCTGAACATGGATCCGGCCGACCTGGAGAAGAAGATCACCGACAGGACCCGGGCTATCATTCCAGTGCACATGCTGGGTGCCCAGGCCAGGATCCGCGAGATCAAGGCCATTGCCGACAAACACGGGATCCCGGTGATCGAGGACACGGCCCAGGCCGCCGGAGCCCGGCTCGACGGCCAGCATCTGGGCACCTTTGGCGCCTGCGGCACCTTTTCCTTTGACTCGGTCAAGACCATGACCACCGGTGAGGGTGGAATGGTGATTACAAACGACGAAGAGCTGTGGCGCAACATGTCGGAATACCACGACCATGGCCACGACCACGTGGTGAATCCCGGCGGTCGCGGCGGCGAGGGGCGCCGTTTTATCGGCTTCAATTACCGGATGATGGAGCTCCAGGGCGCCATGGGGCTGGCGCAGCTGGCCAAGCTCGACGACATGGTGGCCAGTCAGAAGAAAACCAAGGCCCGGCTCAAGGAGGCAGCCTCCGCCATTCCCGGGGTCAGTTTCCGCACCATCCTCGACGAAGAGGGCGATTCGGCCACCTTTCTGGCCTTCATGCTGGAGAGTGCAGAGCAGGCCGCGGCCGTGAACCAGGTGCTGCGGGACAACGGAGCCGGGGCCATCGCCTTTGGCGAGAACACCTGGCATTTCTACCCCAAGTGGGAGCATCTCATGGCCGGTTCCACCCTCTGCCACAACGGCTGGCCCTTCAGCCTGGAGGGAAAACGGCGGGTGATCTATGATCCCGAGGCCCTGCCGAAGTCGGCGGAGCTGATGTCCCGGACCCTGGTCTACCAGATACCGGTGAAGATGAAAAACGAGCAGCTCGATACCATCACCGCTGCTCTGGCCAAGGCTGCCGCCTTGTAA
- the panD gene encoding aspartate 1-decarboxylase, producing the protein MQRTLLKAKIHRATITEADLEYEGSLTIDRELMDAAGIVPFERVKVYNINNGERFDTYAIEGAPGSGVIGLNGAAARKGLVGDLIIIVTYVQVDEQELDGFRPVILLLDEQNKIKDKLDK; encoded by the coding sequence ATGCAACGAACACTGCTAAAGGCAAAAATACACCGGGCGACCATCACCGAGGCCGACCTTGAATACGAGGGAAGCCTGACCATTGACCGGGAGCTCATGGATGCCGCCGGCATCGTTCCTTTCGAACGGGTCAAGGTGTACAATATCAACAATGGCGAGCGGTTTGATACCTATGCCATCGAGGGTGCTCCCGGCAGCGGGGTGATAGGTCTCAACGGGGCTGCGGCCCGCAAGGGGCTGGTGGGTGATCTGATCATCATCGTCACCTATGTCCAGGTGGACGAGCAGGAGCTCGACGGGTTTCGGCCGGTCATCCTGCTCCTGGACGAGCAGAACAAGATTAAAGACAAGCTGGATAAGTAG
- the panC gene encoding pantoate--beta-alanine ligase — MKIIRSVDEMTRWARECRGRREKLALVPTMGYFHEGHLSLMRLGGERADRLVVSLFVNPTQFGPGEDLDTYPRDFDRDRQLAEGEGVDVLFAPTPEEIYPDGFQTRVAVSGLTDHLCGADRPGHFAGVTTVVCKLFNIVRPHCAVFGEKDFQQLAVIRRMVRDLNMDVEIIGHPIVRESDGLAMSSRNAYLASEDRESALSLSRAIARARQLVAGGLTDAGLLQEEITTFILSHPVTTIDYVTLVDCRTLEPVSRIDDHTLLALAVRIRDRVRLIDNGMLVES; from the coding sequence ATGAAGATTATACGCAGCGTCGATGAGATGACCCGTTGGGCCCGGGAATGCCGCGGCCGGAGGGAAAAACTGGCCCTGGTGCCCACCATGGGCTACTTCCATGAAGGCCATCTCTCGCTCATGCGGCTCGGGGGTGAGCGGGCCGACCGGTTGGTGGTCAGCCTCTTTGTCAACCCGACCCAGTTCGGCCCCGGCGAGGATCTGGACACCTATCCCCGCGATTTCGACAGGGACCGGCAACTGGCCGAAGGCGAAGGCGTGGACGTACTGTTCGCGCCCACCCCGGAGGAGATCTATCCGGACGGTTTCCAGACCCGGGTCGCGGTCTCCGGTCTCACTGACCATCTCTGCGGGGCCGACCGGCCGGGACATTTTGCCGGCGTCACCACTGTTGTCTGCAAGCTTTTCAATATTGTCCGGCCGCACTGCGCCGTGTTCGGCGAAAAGGATTTTCAGCAGCTGGCCGTTATCCGGCGCATGGTCCGGGATCTCAATATGGATGTGGAGATCATCGGGCATCCCATTGTCCGGGAGAGTGATGGTCTGGCCATGAGTTCGCGAAACGCCTACCTGGCCTCCGAAGACCGGGAATCGGCGCTGAGTCTGTCGCGGGCCATCGCCCGGGCCAGGCAGCTTGTGGCCGGAGGGCTCACCGATGCCGGCCTGCTGCAGGAAGAGATAACCACCTTTATTCTATCCCATCCGGTCACGACCATTGATTATGTTACACTGGTGGACTGCCGGACTCTTGAACCGGTTTCCCGGATCGACGACCATACCCTGCTGGCCCTGGCGGTCAGAATCCGCGACAGGGTCCGGTTGATCGACAACGGGATGCTGGTCGAATCATGA
- a CDS encoding YfgM family protein, whose translation MADKSAFDRQHVEQTALVETSGLLEQLNLPPGAIAFIRKNQRAIWIAVAAVVILVTGVALYGSWREYRLEKAASALDAALMADTDKRLAALEEVVDKYGSTPSGTWARIEIAHLVTDRGEVDRAIGELMAVNRKVRNSNPLKPLLLYNLGALYEKQGQLEQALASYQPLGDFKGFEVESYRALGRIYELQGNTAGAREMYEKFLEARSGQESGVNGDPEAEIIQYRLGRLK comes from the coding sequence ATGGCAGATAAGAGCGCCTTTGACAGACAGCATGTTGAACAGACCGCCCTGGTGGAAACATCCGGACTGCTGGAGCAGTTGAATCTGCCACCGGGCGCCATCGCCTTTATCCGCAAAAACCAGCGGGCCATCTGGATCGCGGTGGCCGCGGTGGTTATCCTGGTGACCGGGGTGGCCCTGTACGGATCCTGGCGGGAGTACCGGCTGGAAAAAGCCGCCTCTGCCCTTGACGCCGCCCTGATGGCTGATACGGACAAACGGCTTGCGGCCCTGGAAGAGGTGGTCGACAAGTACGGCTCCACCCCTTCCGGCACCTGGGCCAGGATAGAGATCGCCCACCTGGTGACCGACCGGGGCGAGGTCGACCGGGCTATTGGTGAGCTGATGGCGGTGAACAGGAAGGTGCGCAACTCCAACCCGCTCAAGCCGCTCCTGCTCTACAATCTCGGGGCTCTGTATGAAAAACAGGGCCAGCTGGAACAGGCCCTGGCCAGTTATCAGCCGCTTGGCGATTTCAAGGGTTTTGAAGTGGAGTCGTACCGGGCTCTTGGCCGGATTTACGAACTGCAGGGCAACACCGCCGGGGCAAGGGAAATGTATGAGAAATTTCTTGAAGCCAGAAGTGGACAGGAAAGCGGCGTGAACGGTGATCCGGAGGCGGAGATCATCCAGTACCGTCTCGGCCGACTCAAGTGA
- the xseA gene encoding exodeoxyribonuclease VII large subunit, protein MTGQRIFTVSELTGSIRGLLETRFPHVSVAGEISNLRRPRSGHLYFTLKDDQASIRAVLFKMQQRYLERLPQEGQQVVCRGRISVYEPRGEYQLIIDTMELQGAGDLRLAFEKLKRKLAAEGLFASEAKKEVPSCPAHITLVTSPSGAAVHDFIRVARSRFPLVRLAIYPVTVQGDQAHKEMIQAIRDINRHLDTDCIVLCRGGGSIEDLQPFNEEELARAIFASEIPVVSGVGHEIDFTISDLVADLRAPTPSAAAEILLPDISEIRTRLARLRATLTRAMTRLLDSYRDRLALLREKLRDRLHPVTTMLLKVDHLAERLIRAMEVLLNSRQRQLDQLETRLRSRSPAPTIDLAGRRVDELHRRISQAMLSILEDKQARLAHLAGVLDAVSPLATLARGYAIVRKEGKQGQVVTSSGETRIGERLEVLLHRGRLRCRVEETIGPEEKDKKG, encoded by the coding sequence ATGACCGGCCAGAGAATTTTCACCGTATCCGAGCTGACCGGCTCCATCCGCGGCCTCCTGGAAACCCGCTTTCCCCATGTCAGCGTGGCCGGGGAGATCTCCAACCTGCGCCGTCCCCGCTCCGGTCATCTCTATTTCACCCTCAAGGACGACCAGGCTTCCATCAGGGCGGTGCTTTTCAAGATGCAGCAGCGCTACCTGGAAAGGCTGCCGCAGGAGGGCCAGCAGGTGGTTTGCCGGGGCCGGATATCGGTCTACGAACCCCGGGGCGAATACCAGCTGATCATCGACACCATGGAGCTCCAGGGAGCCGGAGACCTGCGGCTGGCCTTCGAAAAGCTGAAGCGCAAACTGGCCGCCGAGGGGCTGTTTGCCAGTGAAGCCAAGAAGGAGGTACCCTCCTGTCCGGCGCACATCACCCTGGTCACCTCGCCCAGCGGAGCAGCGGTCCACGACTTTATCCGGGTGGCCCGCAGCCGTTTCCCCCTGGTTCGCCTGGCCATCTACCCGGTGACCGTCCAGGGTGACCAGGCCCACAAAGAAATGATCCAGGCCATCCGTGACATCAACCGCCACCTCGACACCGACTGCATTGTCCTCTGCCGGGGCGGCGGCTCCATCGAGGACCTGCAGCCGTTCAACGAAGAAGAGCTGGCCCGGGCCATCTTCGCCTCGGAGATTCCGGTGGTCAGCGGTGTGGGCCACGAGATCGACTTCACCATCTCCGACCTTGTCGCTGACCTGCGTGCCCCCACTCCCAGCGCAGCGGCCGAAATACTCCTGCCCGATATAAGCGAAATCAGGACCCGGCTCGCCCGGCTACGCGCCACCCTGACGCGGGCCATGACCCGCCTGCTGGACAGCTACCGTGACCGACTGGCCCTGCTGCGGGAAAAGCTCCGCGACCGGCTCCACCCCGTGACCACCATGCTTCTCAAGGTCGATCATCTTGCCGAGCGGCTGATCCGGGCCATGGAGGTCCTGCTCAACTCCAGACAGCGGCAACTGGACCAGCTCGAGACCAGGCTCAGGTCCCGCAGCCCGGCCCCGACGATCGACCTGGCCGGCCGACGCGTGGACGAACTCCACCGGCGGATATCCCAGGCCATGCTCAGTATACTGGAGGACAAACAGGCCCGCCTGGCCCATCTTGCCGGGGTCCTGGACGCGGTCAGTCCGCTTGCCACCCTGGCCAGGGGGTATGCCATTGTCAGAAAAGAAGGAAAACAGGGACAGGTGGTCACCAGCAGCGGAGAAACGCGGATCGGCGAGCGGCTGGAGGTCCTGCTCCACCGGGGTCGGCTGCGGTGCCGGGTGGAAGAAACCATCGGGCCCGAGGAGAAGGACAAAAAAGGTTAA
- a CDS encoding PEP-CTERM sorting domain-containing protein encodes MLAQDFSYLNAGEWNDAPDIVAGIYGVVEVPAPVPEPGTMLLFGSGLFGLVGYNCRSRKQAA; translated from the coding sequence ATGCTGGCGCAGGATTTTTCGTATCTCAATGCCGGCGAATGGAACGACGCTCCGGACATTGTGGCAGGCATATACGGTGTTGTCGAGGTCCCCGCTCCTGTGCCCGAGCCTGGGACAATGTTGCTGTTCGGGAGTGGTCTCTTTGGCCTGGTCGGGTATAACTGCAGGTCGAGAAAGCAGGCCGCATGA
- a CDS encoding transposase: MPRRARIVVPGVPLHVIQRGNNRQVCFFSETGCLFYQEWLEEYAADAGCQIHAYVLMTNHVHLLLTPDERGSAGLLMRRASRRIPLVKLLGQRAGARHRSCSHAFALSATWSVRWGKTGCVSGVVSA, encoded by the coding sequence ATGCCAAGAAGAGCCCGTATCGTGGTACCTGGTGTGCCGCTTCATGTTATTCAGCGGGGGAACAACAGGCAGGTTTGTTTCTTTTCCGAGACTGGCTGTCTATTTTACCAGGAGTGGTTGGAAGAATATGCCGCAGATGCGGGTTGCCAGATCCATGCGTATGTCCTGATGACAAACCATGTTCACCTGTTGCTGACTCCGGATGAACGTGGCAGTGCCGGTTTACTCATGAGGCGAGCATCCCGGCGAATACCGCTGGTCAAGTTACTTGGTCAACGGGCAGGGGCAAGGCACCGATCTTGTAGTCACGCATTCGCTTTATCGGCAACCTGGTCGGTCAGATGGGGAAAGACAGGATGCGTATCGGGAGTTGTTTCGGCATGA
- a CDS encoding SEC-C metal-binding domain-containing protein yields the protein MISIIALLVGQDSSSEPRKIEVNNVINNIYQILPPTAESEKPDQTPNKSKKVGRNESCPCGSGKKYKKCCLNKK from the coding sequence GTGATATCCATTATTGCATTGTTGGTTGGTCAAGATTCGTCAAGTGAACCACGAAAAATAGAAGTTAATAATGTTATAAACAATATTTACCAGATTTTACCGCCAACAGCAGAGAGTGAGAAACCTGATCAAACACCAAATAAAAGTAAAAAAGTTGGTCGAAACGAGTCCTGCCCATGTGGTAGCGGAAAGAAGTATAAGAAATGCTGTTTAAACAAAAAATAA
- a CDS encoding transposase — protein MSTLSRFIRNYRNSGKTFRRIKMRCHLNADTLYSRIREDFNRVVDHRAANSSISLPDVLMSGFAMFCLKDPSLLAFDERRREEPDSLQGVFGVSRIPSDSQMRTVLDEVSVRDLRRPFKSIFAQLQRGKVLEKMTWLGGYYLLALDGTGIYTSEKMGSDYCLSKRKRNGKVEYYQQMFAGAFVHPDRSEVIPTCPEMIVKQDGSSKNDCERNAAKRYLTDFRREHPHLKTIVIEDALASNAPHIQELQKHDLRYILGAKPKDHENLYQSVDEAADRGEITELHIADSNKTNVHHCFRFLNNVPLNKSSKDSLTVNFLEYWETDSEGNVKNRFGWVTDIPISGENAFDIMRAGRARWRIENETFNTLKNQGYNLEHNYGLGKKHLSAVFAHLMLLAFLVDQVQQMCCPLFQAAQAKYRTRRYLWERVRSCFNENFVPSMELILHCIVNGVRKPKLEFQWE, from the coding sequence ATGTCGACACTCAGCAGATTCATTCGCAACTACCGTAACAGCGGAAAAACATTTCGTCGGATAAAAATGCGCTGTCACCTCAATGCCGATACCTTGTATTCCCGCATACGCGAGGATTTTAACCGAGTGGTGGATCATCGGGCCGCCAACAGTTCAATATCTTTGCCCGATGTACTGATGTCCGGTTTTGCCATGTTTTGCCTGAAAGATCCATCGCTGCTTGCTTTTGATGAACGGCGCCGGGAAGAGCCCGACAGCCTGCAGGGAGTATTCGGTGTCAGCCGCATCCCCAGCGACAGCCAGATGCGCACTGTTCTGGATGAGGTTTCCGTCAGGGATCTGCGTCGTCCGTTCAAAAGTATTTTTGCCCAGCTTCAGCGTGGCAAGGTACTGGAGAAGATGACCTGGCTGGGCGGATATTATCTTCTTGCCCTGGACGGCACCGGTATTTACACCTCTGAAAAGATGGGCTCCGACTATTGCCTGAGCAAGAGGAAGCGCAACGGCAAGGTCGAATATTACCAACAGATGTTTGCCGGGGCCTTTGTCCATCCGGACCGTTCGGAAGTGATTCCCACCTGCCCGGAGATGATCGTCAAGCAGGACGGCAGCAGCAAGAACGACTGTGAACGAAATGCGGCCAAGCGTTACCTGACTGATTTCCGGCGCGAGCATCCCCATCTCAAGACCATTGTCATTGAAGATGCCCTGGCGTCCAACGCGCCGCATATCCAGGAGTTGCAGAAACATGACCTGCGCTACATCCTCGGGGCCAAGCCCAAGGATCATGAGAATCTGTACCAATCGGTCGACGAGGCGGCTGACAGGGGCGAAATCACCGAGTTGCACATAGCGGATTCCAACAAGACCAATGTGCACCATTGCTTTCGTTTTCTCAACAATGTTCCCCTCAACAAGTCCAGCAAGGATTCTCTGACGGTCAACTTCCTGGAATACTGGGAGACGGACAGTGAAGGTAACGTAAAGAACCGGTTCGGCTGGGTGACGGACATCCCGATCAGCGGGGAAAACGCCTTTGACATCATGCGTGCCGGCCGTGCCCGGTGGCGGATCGAGAATGAGACGTTCAATACCTTGAAAAACCAGGGCTACAACCTGGAGCACAACTATGGACTCGGCAAGAAGCACCTGAGCGCTGTTTTTGCCCATCTGATGCTGCTGGCCTTCTTGGTGGATCAGGTTCAGCAGATGTGTTGTCCGCTGTTCCAGGCGGCCCAGGCAAAATATAGAACGAGACGGTACCTCTGGGAACGAGTTCGCAGCTGCTTTAATGAGAATTTCGTCCCGTCAATGGAGCTGATACTCCACTGTATCGTCAACGGCGTCCGCAAGCCGAAACTGGAGTTCCAATGGGAGTGA
- the cbiB gene encoding adenosylcobinamide-phosphate synthase CbiB: protein MTFCVAIYLAFLLDLLFGDPRWFPHPVQLMGRFALFLERTFRRLFRDPGLAGTVTALTLLATVLLTTAGLLGLAAIFSQAALFVLAVFLLYTTLAVRDLLHHAREVYRALKDNEGNLDQARKKVAMIVGRDTTTLDGPGIVRACVESVSENMADGVIAPLFWSSLVALAAVVTGYPQYSPAAGAVGGMLYKAVNTMDSMFGYKNEQYLHFGRFAARLDDLANLLPARLTALLIIAAAWPGGGNAARAFTTWRRDHHNHTSPNAGHPEAAMAGALSIQLGGPSVYFGQTVEKPTLGEPLQTPTPQHIRQANRIVFLGSLLAVLLSGLLFLLLDIS, encoded by the coding sequence ATGACCTTTTGTGTTGCCATCTACCTGGCCTTCCTCCTCGATCTCCTGTTCGGCGATCCCCGCTGGTTCCCCCATCCTGTTCAGCTCATGGGCCGGTTTGCCCTGTTCCTGGAAAGGACCTTCCGGCGCCTGTTCCGGGATCCGGGCCTGGCCGGAACTGTCACCGCCCTGACCCTGCTAGCCACCGTTCTGCTGACCACGGCCGGACTCCTTGGCCTGGCGGCGATTTTTTCCCAGGCCGCCCTTTTCGTCCTGGCGGTCTTTCTCCTCTATACCACCCTGGCGGTGCGCGACCTGCTCCACCATGCCCGGGAGGTGTACAGGGCGCTCAAGGACAACGAAGGGAATCTGGACCAGGCACGGAAAAAGGTGGCCATGATCGTCGGCCGCGACACCACCACCCTGGATGGGCCGGGCATTGTCCGGGCCTGCGTGGAAAGCGTATCGGAAAACATGGCCGACGGGGTGATCGCCCCGCTTTTCTGGAGCAGTCTGGTCGCCCTGGCAGCGGTCGTTACCGGCTACCCCCAGTACAGCCCGGCTGCCGGCGCGGTGGGCGGCATGCTCTACAAGGCCGTAAATACCATGGATTCCATGTTTGGTTACAAGAACGAGCAGTATCTTCATTTCGGCCGCTTCGCCGCCCGCCTCGACGACCTGGCCAACCTGCTGCCGGCCCGCCTCACAGCCCTGCTGATCATCGCCGCAGCCTGGCCGGGCGGAGGAAACGCAGCCCGTGCCTTTACCACCTGGCGAAGAGACCACCACAACCACACCAGCCCCAACGCCGGCCATCCCGAAGCGGCCATGGCCGGGGCGCTTTCCATCCAGCTCGGCGGTCCGTCGGTCTATTTCGGCCAGACAGTGGAAAAACCAACCCTCGGCGAGCCGCTGCAGACTCCCACTCCCCAACATATCCGCCAGGCCAACCGGATCGTCTTTCTCGGCTCGCTGCTGGCCGTGCTCCTCAGCGGACTTCTGTTCCTCCTACTTGACATCTCCTGA
- a CDS encoding cobyric acid synthase has translation MADHRIAIRTCGGYPGLDQSYFRVAVRPQEDNRALVSALEQVLAQARTTDPDRRNKNNSRNSRRPARVRSIMFVGTGSDVGKSVLVAALCRVLLQEGIRVAPFKAQNMSLNSYVTRDGGEMGRAQVVQAQACRLDPDVRMNPVLLKPSSDVGSQVIVHGRPVGNMRVAEYVRYKERAWQEVCRAYDELAADFDVLVLEGAGSPGEVNLKSHDIVNMRMARYAESPVLLAGDIDRGGVYASFVGHMEVMEEWERQLVAGFLVNRFRGDSSLLAAAHDYLLKRTGKPVLGVLPYIRDLGLPQEDSVSFKAGLFDKPKPDQEHVTLALIDLPHISNFTDVEPLLAEPDVDLRIIRRAEDLGYPDAVILPGSKNVINDITYLEESGLAARLRKLAARNCEIVGICGGFQMLGREIGDPLGLEGEPGSVCQGLGLLDMRTELAPEKTLTRRQGTHAPSGTPVHGYEIHHGVTRGRGEPILVFDDDTTCGLAADRVWGSYLHGIFDSDPFRRWFIDRLRREKGLEPLQGPGATYDLEPALDRLAEVFRAHVDLDEIFRLLDL, from the coding sequence ATGGCCGATCACCGGATCGCCATCCGGACCTGCGGGGGCTATCCGGGCCTTGACCAGAGCTATTTTCGGGTCGCAGTGCGGCCGCAGGAGGACAACCGCGCCCTGGTCTCGGCCCTGGAGCAGGTTCTGGCCCAGGCCCGGACCACCGACCCTGACCGGAGAAACAAAAACAACAGCAGGAACAGCCGCAGGCCGGCCAGGGTCCGCTCCATCATGTTTGTCGGCACAGGCTCGGACGTGGGTAAGTCCGTGCTCGTGGCCGCGCTCTGCCGCGTCCTGCTCCAGGAGGGGATACGGGTGGCGCCGTTCAAGGCCCAGAACATGTCGCTCAACTCCTATGTTACCCGCGACGGGGGCGAGATGGGGAGGGCCCAGGTGGTCCAGGCCCAGGCCTGCCGCCTGGATCCGGACGTGCGGATGAATCCGGTGCTGCTCAAGCCCTCCTCGGACGTGGGTTCCCAGGTCATCGTCCACGGCCGGCCGGTGGGCAACATGCGGGTGGCCGAGTATGTGCGCTACAAGGAGAGAGCCTGGCAGGAGGTGTGCCGGGCCTACGACGAGCTGGCGGCGGACTTCGATGTCCTGGTCCTGGAAGGAGCGGGCAGTCCCGGCGAGGTCAATCTGAAGTCGCATGACATCGTCAACATGCGCATGGCCCGCTATGCCGAAAGCCCGGTACTGCTGGCCGGTGACATCGACCGGGGCGGGGTCTATGCCTCCTTTGTCGGCCACATGGAGGTCATGGAAGAGTGGGAACGGCAGCTTGTGGCCGGGTTTCTGGTCAACCGCTTCCGGGGCGATAGCTCGCTCCTGGCCGCGGCCCACGACTATCTCCTGAAGCGGACCGGCAAGCCGGTGCTGGGTGTCCTGCCCTACATCCGTGACCTGGGCCTGCCCCAGGAGGATTCGGTCTCCTTCAAGGCCGGTCTCTTTGACAAACCAAAGCCGGACCAGGAGCACGTGACCCTGGCCCTCATCGATCTGCCCCATATCTCCAATTTCACCGACGTGGAGCCGCTGCTGGCCGAGCCGGATGTGGACCTGCGCATCATTCGCAGGGCCGAAGACCTGGGGTATCCGGACGCGGTGATTCTGCCCGGCTCCAAGAACGTGATCAACGACATTACCTACCTCGAAGAGTCTGGCCTGGCCGCCCGGTTGCGGAAACTGGCCGCCCGGAACTGCGAGATCGTCGGTATCTGCGGCGGATTTCAGATGCTTGGCCGGGAGATCGGCGATCCCCTGGGATTGGAAGGAGAGCCAGGATCGGTCTGCCAGGGGCTTGGCCTGCTCGACATGCGAACCGAGCTGGCCCCGGAAAAAACCCTGACCCGCCGCCAGGGTACCCACGCGCCCTCCGGAACCCCGGTCCACGGCTATGAAATCCACCACGGGGTGACCCGGGGCAGGGGAGAGCCGATCCTGGTCTTTGACGATGACACCACCTGCGGCCTGGCCGCTGACCGGGTCTGGGGCTCCTACCTGCACGGCATCTTTGACAGCGACCCGTTCCGGCGCTGGTTTATCGACCGACTGCGCCGAGAAAAAGGCCTGGAACCCCTGCAGGGACCCGGGGCGACCTATGACCTGGAACCGGCTCTGGACCGGCTGGCTGAGGTGTTCCGCGCCCACGTGGACCTGGACGAGATTTTCCGTCTCCTGGATCTATGA
- a CDS encoding pyridoxal phosphate-dependent aminotransferase, whose translation MSSGHGGNLTRLASEYGCDPGEILDFSANLNPLGPPPGLRDIISRHVSDLVHYPDPDSSIFLARAARTWNLDPAMLVAGNGTSELLFTAVRTLPVRRGVIPVPSYIDYETACRASGLPVERLVLGPDNGFTLDLDVLAGMLAPGDLVLLGQPANPTGVVSDPRALLECILFHPDVFFLVDEAFGGFVPGFRSLAGAADNLVTLHSLTKIFAIPGLRLGFLAADPALAERIRNQLAPWSVNTLAQACGAAFLDHSDYLARTVETTRTLREKLGEELGRLPGLTVYPGQANYLLVRSQTLGRTSWPTG comes from the coding sequence ATGAGCAGCGGACACGGGGGCAACCTCACCCGGCTGGCCAGCGAGTATGGCTGTGATCCAGGTGAGATCCTTGATTTCAGCGCCAACCTCAATCCCCTGGGACCGCCGCCCGGTCTACGGGACATCATCTCCCGCCACGTCAGTGACCTGGTCCATTATCCGGATCCCGACTCCAGCATTTTCCTTGCCCGGGCCGCCCGGACCTGGAACCTGGATCCGGCCATGCTGGTGGCCGGCAACGGCACCTCGGAGCTGCTGTTCACTGCGGTCCGTACTCTGCCGGTCCGCCGCGGGGTCATCCCGGTGCCCTCGTACATCGATTATGAGACCGCCTGCCGGGCCAGCGGTCTCCCGGTGGAGCGATTGGTCCTGGGGCCGGACAACGGCTTCACCCTGGACCTGGACGTACTGGCAGGAATGCTTGCGCCCGGGGACCTTGTCCTGCTCGGTCAGCCCGCCAACCCCACCGGCGTGGTGAGCGATCCCCGGGCCCTGCTGGAGTGTATCCTCTTCCATCCCGATGTTTTTTTTCTAGTGGACGAGGCCTTTGGCGGTTTTGTCCCCGGCTTCCGCTCCCTGGCCGGGGCGGCCGACAACCTGGTCACTCTCCATTCCCTGACCAAGATATTCGCCATTCCCGGTCTGAGGCTGGGCTTTCTGGCTGCAGATCCCGCCCTGGCTGAGCGTATCCGCAACCAGCTGGCCCCCTGGAGCGTCAACACCCTGGCCCAGGCCTGCGGGGCCGCCTTTCTCGACCACAGTGACTACCTGGCCAGGACGGTGGAAACCACCCGGACCCTGCGGGAGAAGCTCGGGGAAGAGCTTGGACGGTTGCCGGGTCTCACCGTTTACCCGGGTCAGGCCAACTACCTGCTGGTCAGGTCACAAACCCTGGGACGGACGAGCTGGCCCACCGGCTGA